Genomic segment of Saprospira sp. CCB-QB6:
CTTTGGGGTTGGGACTTTCTAAAAAGCGTCAATTTGTGCGGACGCATTTGCCGCTTTGGTTTGTGCAGTATTTTGTGGGCGGCCTGCTCATTTTTTCGGGGGCCGTAAAAGTGGTAGATCCTTTGGGAACTGCTTATAAAATGGCGGATTATTTTACGCTTTTGTTGCCTGTTTTGTCCTTCATGAAGCCTTTTGTGGTTCCTTTTGGCTTAATCATGATTGTGTTAGAAGTGGTATTGGGGATCAATTTGATTTTGGGGCATGGAAAGAAATGGACCACGAGTTTGAGCTTTTTGATGATGCTCTTTTTCACTTTTCTCACAGGTTACAACTACCTCACGGGTTATATTCCACAGGATGTATCGCCCTTTGCGACGGGGCAGTGGGTCCCCTTTAATGAGAACAACATTCGGGTGAGTGATTGTGGTTGTTTTGGTGATTTTATGAAACTTTTGCCCATAGAAACCTTTGGGAAAGATATCCTTTTGACCTTGATGACTGTTTTTCTTTATGTTAGGACAGAAAACCTGCAATATGTGATTCCGGAGCAGGGAAAAGGGCGGTTAATCAGCACTTCTTTTTGGACCGTAGCGGTAACAGTGGCTAGTTTGTTCAACTTTTACTTTGGTTTGCCTTGGGTAGATTTCCGTCCTTTTGCGGAAGGTCGAAACATTGTTATTGAGCGCGAAATCTGTGCTTTAGACCAACCTGAAGTTTTGCTTACCTACACCTATAAAAATAAAGATACGGGAGAGGAAGTAAAGGTCAACAACCAGCAAATAGCCACGGAAACGGAGAAATACAGCTATCTGTGGAAGACCAAAGATGCGGATGGCAACAAGATTTGGGAAACGCAAAATGACAAAACTCAGGAGGAAGTCTTGAAGAAAGGTTGTGATTCTAAAGTAGCAGAAATGGATGCCTCTAAGCAGCACAGTTTTGCCAGTCAGGGCTATAGTTTTTTAGTCGTTGCTGATGATTTGACTAAGTCATCTAAAGAAGGATTTAGAAAAATTTCGGCTCTTAGTGTGGCGGCGGAAAAGCAGCAAGGGATTCCGACCCATGCGCTCTATTACTACATCAAAGATGCGGATGCCGATGGGGATTACAATGATGATTTGGAAGCATTTCGCCATGAATTGGGCACTGCCTTTGATTTTACGCAAAGTGATGAAAAATTGGTCAAGACGATTGTTCGTTCTAGTCCAGGGCTTTTGCTTTTGCACAATGGAACAATTGTCAAAAAGTGGCATCATCGTCAGTTGCCCGCTAGTTTTGAGGACTTGGCCAAGGAATATATTCAGGAGCCTGTTGTAGATTTAGAATTGGAATTGGACATTCAGGACTATATGCCAGAAAGCACTCGTCATGGTTTCTTCTGTTCTGTGGCCAAAGTGAATAAGGGGGATTTTGCCCAGCAAGAGTTAGACCTGGTTCTATTGGATGGCAATGATGCGCTCTTGCGCCCCTTAATTGATGAGAATACAGATTTGGGTGTTACTGGGCGTCGGCTCAAGGTCAAGTTGAGTAACAACCAGAGCTTAGTACCTAGAGATCCAAAACTAAAGTGGATTCCCAATGGTATTTTGGACCAAAATGGTCAAGCTTGGGAAGTCGTTAGTATTGAGCTAAAGTAAAAATTTATTTGCTATAAGATTATCCCCCTGCGATTTAGGTCGTGGGGGGATTTTTTTGTGTCTTAGTCGAAAAAAGCTGAAAATAAATACTCCTTTTAGTTAATTCTATTTTCATCACCATTAAATTCAACAAATGAGAGTCTCATTACTTTCAGCAATATTGCTGCTATTGGCCCAAGGAGTTTGGGCGCAAGACCGCATTCTTTTGCGGCAAGCTAGTCTTAGTCCTGATGGGCAAGAACTCCTTTTTTCCTATCAGGGAGATATTTGGCGAATGTCTTTACCTGATGGACAACCTAGGCGATTAACCGTTCATCAAGCTTATGACAGCAAAGCCATTTGGTCTCCTGATGGGAAGCAAATAGCATTTCAATCGGATCGAGAGGGCAACAACAATATTTATGTCATGCCTGCGCAGGCTGGGCGGCCCAAGCAGCTAACTTACTACTCGGGCAATGACCAACTTTTGGGTTGGAAAGATGATAAAACGCTTTTATTTGCCAGCAGTCGGACCTATATTAAAATAGAGCGCAGTTATGGCGTTTATGAAATTCCCGTTGAGGGAGGGCAGCCTCAGCGCATCTTAAATAGTGATGCTGTAGGGGCTCAGATATCGCCCAATAAGGAGCAGTTGTTATTGGTTCGGGGAGCTTGTAGAACAGCTAGAGAAGACTATCGAGGGCCTGCCAACCGAGACCTTTGGACCTATAATATTAAAGCTGATCAATTTGAGCAAATTACAGACTTTAAGGGCAATGATTTCAATGGGCAATGGATAGATAATCAGCGATTCTGTTATATCTCCGCCCAATCTGGTCGATACAATATCTACCTTAAAGATCTGGCCACAAAGAAAGAAAAATCGCTAACCCAAGAAAAGAAGATGGGGATTTTAGATTTTTCAGTTAGCCGAGATGGACAGTATATGGTATATCAGCAGGCCGACCAAATTTTTTGGGGCAAAACGGAAGGGAAAAAACAGGAAATCAAGGTAGAAATTGCTAGTGATTACCGTTTTGATCCCTTTATCAAAAAAAACTACAGCAGTG
This window contains:
- a CDS encoding MauE/DoxX family redox-associated membrane protein, producing MTVYTLFLYIGIVALVLTFTLGLGLSKKRQFVRTHLPLWFVQYFVGGLLIFSGAVKVVDPLGTAYKMADYFTLLLPVLSFMKPFVVPFGLIMIVLEVVLGINLILGHGKKWTTSLSFLMMLFFTFLTGYNYLTGYIPQDVSPFATGQWVPFNENNIRVSDCGCFGDFMKLLPIETFGKDILLTLMTVFLYVRTENLQYVIPEQGKGRLISTSFWTVAVTVASLFNFYFGLPWVDFRPFAEGRNIVIEREICALDQPEVLLTYTYKNKDTGEEVKVNNQQIATETEKYSYLWKTKDADGNKIWETQNDKTQEEVLKKGCDSKVAEMDASKQHSFASQGYSFLVVADDLTKSSKEGFRKISALSVAAEKQQGIPTHALYYYIKDADADGDYNDDLEAFRHELGTAFDFTQSDEKLVKTIVRSSPGLLLLHNGTIVKKWHHRQLPASFEDLAKEYIQEPVVDLELELDIQDYMPESTRHGFFCSVAKVNKGDFAQQELDLVLLDGNDALLRPLIDENTDLGVTGRRLKVKLSNNQSLVPRDPKLKWIPNGILDQNGQAWEVVSIELK